One Coprobacter fastidiosus genomic window, CTTGCATTTAGTTGACATACTTGGCGAAAAACTCACGTATTATTTGTACCTTTGTAAGTAGATAGAAAACTGGTGAACTTCAGTTGGGAAAAACTAAATTTTCCGTGGTTCTAATTAAAAGGCGGAAGGAAGTATAGAATTAATAGATTCAGCTTCAAAAACAACCCATTATGGCCTCAAAAATACTTTTCTACCGTTTAAAACATAAGTTTTTGATTATCAATTTCATCTACATGTGCATCGAGAAAATAACTATATGATTATCAATGAGTTAAATTGATTATAATCGATTGATATGGCGCTCTTTACGGGGTGTCTTTTTGTTGCTAAAGTATCGTTGATAATCGTTGCTAAGCCTTTTTACGCCATTTTTTGTACTTCCTGTGTACCTCACCACGAAAATCCGAGGATTATCGTTGGCAAGGTCGTAGAGAACTTTTACGCCATTTTACGGGATTTTACGGAGTTATACAAAATATTGGAGAAATAAGGAGAAATAACATGAGTAGCAACATTGAAATCAGACGAATCTGTGCGTGGTGCAAGCAAGAATTCATTGCACATAAAACAACCACAACCTGTTGTTCGCACAGATGTGCAAACCTTCTGTATAAACAGAAGAAACGTGAAGCTTCCATTAGAGCTAACAACCAGGTTGTCGAAAAAGTCATCAAGGAAAAGCCGATTGAAAAGATCAGAGACAAGCCTATTCTTACTATCACAGAAGCTGCCACATACATTGGAGTAATCCGACATACTCTTTATGGCTATCTGAAAAGAGGTGAATTAAAAGCCTCCCGACTTGGATATAAATTTCTATTGAAAAAGGAAGATATTGATGACTTATTCAATAAGCCTATAGAATTTAAAATTCCGGTCAGAGACAAACCTTCCATTAATGATTTCTACACCACCACCGAAGTCAAGGAGAAGTATGACGTAAAGGATTCCTGGATATTCCATATCGCAAAGGAACATAATATCCCACGAACCTTTCACTTTGGGAAAACCTATTGGAGCAAAAAGCATATTAATGACTACTTTGCAAAGAAAGCTCCCGATCCTGAAATCAAGGAATGGTACAGCACGCAAGACATGCAAGAGAAGTTTGGCATGACACTGACGGCCATCTATTCTTTTGTATCAGAGAATGCCATTCCCAAAAAGAAAGTCGGCATCATGGTGTATTACTCCAAGAAGCATGTGGACATTGCCAAAGGTCTCATAGCTCCCGAAGAGCCCAAATACTACACCATTGCCGAAGTGATGGAGCGATTCAATCTGACACGGGATCAACTCTACCATTATGTGAAATACCATAATATCCCCCGTATCAAGGTCGGTAAATATACCAAGATCCTGCGAGCAGAGCTAGACAAGTTCTTTGAGCCTCCAAAGATAGAATGAGGCGAAAGTTATTTTCTGGTGATAAATATCACCATCATAACACCTATTTTATTTGCAACAAAAACAAGTATTAATCAAAAAAACAATATAGCTATGACACTTACATGCACCAACGTAACTCTGAGACAAAAGTCATTGCGTAACGACCGCATATCTCTTTATCTGGATTATTACCCGGCCATCCGCAATCCTTACACGATGAAGATGAGTCGCCGGGAATTCCTCGGCATCTACATCTATGCCAAGCCCAAGAACGAGCAGCAAAGAATGTTCAATCAGGATATGCTGAACAAGGCAGAGGCCATTCGCTGTATTCGTGTCCAGTCGCTTATCAATGAAGAATTCGGGTTTCTAGACAAGAACAAGCAAAAGGTAGATTTCCTTGCCTACTTCCGGACAAAGGCACGGGAAAAGTATGAGAAATGGGATTGTGTTTACAATCACTTTGAGAAATTTGTCGGCGGTAAATGTACCTTTGGCGATGTCACCGTAGAACTGTGCGAGAAGTTCAGGGATTACCTGCTCAAATGCAAACAGATCAATCATCCCAATGCTTATATCTCACGCAATTCTGCAGCCGGCTATTATTCTACTTTCCGAGCTCCGTTGAAAATAGCCTATAAAGAAAAAATGTTGCGTGAGAATTTGAACGACTTTCTGGAAAAAATCGAATGGAAAGAGGTCAAGAAAGAGTATCTGACACTTGATGAAGTCAAGAAACTGGCAGCTACACCCTGCAAGATTCCAGTCTTGAAACAAGCCTCCCTGTTTGCTTGCATGACAGGCCTCCGTATCAGTGATATTCTGAAGCTGGACTGGCGTGATTTTGAAGTCGGCCCGGATCAAGGCTATTACATCCGTATCTGCACCGAAAAGACAGAAACCGAGGCCACCCTCCCCATCAGTCAGGAGGCACTGAAGTTGTGTGGCGAATGGGGCACCGGAAAAGTCTTCAAAGGCTTAACCCGCTCCATGACCCATCATCCCCTGAAACAATGGATTGCCGAAGCCGGAATCAGAAAGCACATAACCTTCCACTGTTTTAGGCACTCGTATGCGGTCATCCAAATCTCTTTAGGTACAGACATTTACACAGTATCGAAAATGCTGACGCATAAGAATGTCACCACTACTCAAATTTATGCTGATTTGGTCAATTCCAAGAAGAGAGAGACGGCGAATAAGATTTCGCTGAAATAATAGAGTCGTTTCTTTATCTGTAACAGATCATATCTGGAAAATCTATCGGATATGGCCTGTTATATCATAATATTAATGGAAGCGATTATTGATTGCCAAGTCAAAATTATACCAACCAATTAAGTTCATTAAACTGTTCTAACATCTTATTTCCGCATGCAGGGTCAATCTGTCTTACAAACATTATCTTTCCCCTTAACCAGTCTTTGTACAATCCCTTTGTCGTTTTCAAATGTTGATAATGTTCATATACTCCAAACTTCTTACAAAAATGCAATTCACGTAATATTTCCTTTTTATACTTTTGCGATACATGTACTCCATTTGTTACAGTCAAACCTGTAACCTCTTGCTTACATCCTTTATAACGTACTTTTGTTTTCATCCGATTTACTTTAAATCCATTAAGATATACGATTTTATAGATGTCTTCAAGAGCTGGAATCTTAACATCATAATCAGCCGAAAATGTTAGATCATCAGCATAACGTGTATAAACTATTCCTCGTTTTTTACAATATTCTAACATCATCTCATCCATTCTCGATGCTATGATATTTGATAACATTGGACTTGTTGGCGCACCTTGTGGTAGTCGAGACTTATATGTACATAAGGCAGTTAATGTTTTAACCACTTCATCTTCATATCCTAGAGAATGAAAATAATTATTCACATTATCTAGTTCTACTGTATGAAAAAAATTCTTCAAATCAACATTAATCAGCCAGTCATGCCCCGCATGAGGTGCAGCATTTGTCAAGATACCGCGTACTTTGTCCCTATTTTTAAATGCTGGTATAAATCCATGAACGCAATCGTTTATTGATAAATCTTTACAAAGTATATTTATATAAATCCATCGCTGCATATTTTTCAGCAAAAAATCAGGTGCTTCTATTAATCTATCACCACCAGACTTTTTCCTGATTTTGTATTCTGTATAATGTTTCTCAACATTTGCAACCATTCCTTTGAGGGTTTCTGCGCAACATTCAAAATACATGGCAAGATGAACAAAATCAAATATCACAGGGAGATTTCGCTGGTGCAAACTCCCTGCATATTCAAAACATTCCTTCAAATAATTTTCCGTATGGTTGTTTTCTACGGCACATTCTTTAAAAAGAGACTCCCAAGTATCTGTCATAGTCATTTACGTAATTGTCACTTTAGTGACAGTGCTGGACAAGCCTTGTTCAGCACTATCAGTGTAATTGTGTTTTAATTTCTGTACGCCCCCGGGACATACAGGCAAAGAGTATTACATCTTTACTTAAAGCTAAAATCCTATGACTTCCCCCTGAAAGTCTCTGGTATATACATATAGTCTCTATCATCCACATAGAAAAATCCTTTTTCCTTATTCTCAATTCTAAATATCTTAGATGCTTCAGCTAGTGCTTTCTGGGCCTCGTATGTAACTTTATGGTCTTTATCCCACATGCCAATTTTCTCTCCTTCCTCAAATATAGAAGCCATATCATCATTAGTCAATCCCATCTCATTGGCTATAACCACTTCTGGCATTTTTTTCTCTAAGCATCTCAACAGATATGTTAATTTTACATTTTTATCTTGGATAATACCCTTCCAGTCCGGATTATCCAAATCAACTCCAAAGAACTGAGACAATTTAAAAACCCATCTATTATTGTCCATCCTTTGAATAAAAGCCATGTTTTGTTTTTTCAGCTGATTCCGTGCAATCAAAGGCTGCCAATATTTTACACCATTGTCTTCATACTTATCAACCCATATTATTGGTAGTGTATTGTTAGGAACAGCATGGGCGAACAAAACCAAAGCTTGTGAATTGGAATAGCCTAATTCTCGTCTTCTACATATCTGTTGACCATATTTATAACAGAACTCCCTGATTTTTTTCATCTTAAGATATCCTCCAAAAGGCGATTTATTTTTACTAAACGCATGAACTCTGACATCTCCATACAGTTTTACGTATGGGAAATCACGTTCTAACCTAGTCTTTCCTTTGTCCATCAGGATACAGCTCAAAAGGACGATCTTATATGGTGCATTTTCTTTTACAATATTACCTATTGTCCATTCATTATTTATTTGCAGTATCTTTCCGTTCTTTTCTTTCTCAAACGTTAGTTTACAGTCTGTTGCAAATGAATCTCCAGAGCCAATTATGTCATCAAGGAATATTATGACATCTTCATCTATCAAAGATTGAACGTCTATATCCTTGGGATGATTATAATACATTATTCCTTTTATGTTCTTAGGCGTTTGATTTCTGAACAGATTTTTTACCAAATACATAATGACATGTCCACTTTTCCCAGGTTTACCCAGTGGCATAAACAAAACACGAAATGGTTTTTGAATCTCGCCCCACAGATCTTTAAAGATAGTATTAAGTTTTGATAATAGCATTCCCAACAGATCTTCTTCACGATAATACTCCAACTTTTCCAATACAGATACAGCCATTTCCTGTTCGTCATCTTGAAAGTTGTCGAGCCATCGGTACACATCATACAATTCTAACCTATCGTAAAATCTGTACCTAATAGTATCTACTATTCTTTTCTGCAAATTCTCTGATGGTATTCTCATTCACTTGATAACTTTATGGTTACACCTATCTCAAAACAGCTTAATGATTTCAACTTAATCCTTAAATATTCACGAAGTCTTGTTTCATTTGTAAAAGTACTACTTTTTCTCGAATTTGAATATTTCCACATATATTAATCTACCTAAATTACATCCTATTGTGGCATAGATGGCATAGAAATAAGTACCATATCGAGGACAAATGCTGCCACTTTCTTGGATTTATAACATGGTATCTATGAAATGACATATATTTGCGCACAAACAATTAGCAAATATCACTATGAATCAGAAAAGTATAGAACATATTACACTCTATTCCCTTGTATTGGTAGGTACTCTTGTTGTTGGCGTTTTAGCTCGTCAGTTTGTTTTATCCAAAGGTGTTGACGATTTCAGTAGTAGTGTTGCATTTTTTGCAACAGTAATTGTCTTGATGGCGATCTATGCCAGTTTACAGATAACTTTCAACCAACTACTGTTACCACAACATCGAAACCTTTCTATTCCGTTTCACAGCTTTTCAAACGATGAAAAATCACAATGATACCGTTTCTGCTCCGGAAGCCCTTACAATCGAAGATTCAAATCAGGCTGCCCCCAATGTCATTGACCCTGCTCCTACCGCTGAAGAAACAATCTCTGAACCCTCAGAATATGAAGTCATGCGAACCAACGCTATAGCAAAAAAGAATCATGTTATTCAAACCAAATTAGAAAAGGCGCTCAATTATACTAAGCAAACAATGGTTGCCTATATGAGTGAAGAAGATCTCAACCGTTTATATGCATACATCGTAGAATATAGCTCAGGCGATACCTTACAAAAGATATCTCCTGTAAAGGTTGAC contains:
- a CDS encoding reverse transcriptase domain-containing protein translates to MTDTWESLFKECAVENNHTENYLKECFEYAGSLHQRNLPVIFDFVHLAMYFECCAETLKGMVANVEKHYTEYKIRKKSGGDRLIEAPDFLLKNMQRWIYINILCKDLSINDCVHGFIPAFKNRDKVRGILTNAAPHAGHDWLINVDLKNFFHTVELDNVNNYFHSLGYEDEVVKTLTALCTYKSRLPQGAPTSPMLSNIIASRMDEMMLEYCKKRGIVYTRYADDLTFSADYDVKIPALEDIYKIVYLNGFKVNRMKTKVRYKGCKQEVTGLTVTNGVHVSQKYKKEILRELHFCKKFGVYEHYQHLKTTKGLYKDWLRGKIMFVRQIDPACGNKMLEQFNELNWLV
- a CDS encoding site-specific integrase: MTLTCTNVTLRQKSLRNDRISLYLDYYPAIRNPYTMKMSRREFLGIYIYAKPKNEQQRMFNQDMLNKAEAIRCIRVQSLINEEFGFLDKNKQKVDFLAYFRTKAREKYEKWDCVYNHFEKFVGGKCTFGDVTVELCEKFRDYLLKCKQINHPNAYISRNSAAGYYSTFRAPLKIAYKEKMLRENLNDFLEKIEWKEVKKEYLTLDEVKKLAATPCKIPVLKQASLFACMTGLRISDILKLDWRDFEVGPDQGYYIRICTEKTETEATLPISQEALKLCGEWGTGKVFKGLTRSMTHHPLKQWIAEAGIRKHITFHCFRHSYAVIQISLGTDIYTVSKMLTHKNVTTTQIYADLVNSKKRETANKISLK
- a CDS encoding helix-turn-helix domain-containing protein — its product is MSSNIEIRRICAWCKQEFIAHKTTTTCCSHRCANLLYKQKKREASIRANNQVVEKVIKEKPIEKIRDKPILTITEAATYIGVIRHTLYGYLKRGELKASRLGYKFLLKKEDIDDLFNKPIEFKIPVRDKPSINDFYTTTEVKEKYDVKDSWIFHIAKEHNIPRTFHFGKTYWSKKHINDYFAKKAPDPEIKEWYSTQDMQEKFGMTLTAIYSFVSENAIPKKKVGIMVYYSKKHVDIAKGLIAPEEPKYYTIAEVMERFNLTRDQLYHYVKYHNIPRIKVGKYTKILRAELDKFFEPPKIE
- a CDS encoding phosphoribosyltransferase-like protein, with amino-acid sequence MRIPSENLQKRIVDTIRYRFYDRLELYDVYRWLDNFQDDEQEMAVSVLEKLEYYREEDLLGMLLSKLNTIFKDLWGEIQKPFRVLFMPLGKPGKSGHVIMYLVKNLFRNQTPKNIKGIMYYNHPKDIDVQSLIDEDVIIFLDDIIGSGDSFATDCKLTFEKEKNGKILQINNEWTIGNIVKENAPYKIVLLSCILMDKGKTRLERDFPYVKLYGDVRVHAFSKNKSPFGGYLKMKKIREFCYKYGQQICRRRELGYSNSQALVLFAHAVPNNTLPIIWVDKYEDNGVKYWQPLIARNQLKKQNMAFIQRMDNNRWVFKLSQFFGVDLDNPDWKGIIQDKNVKLTYLLRCLEKKMPEVVIANEMGLTNDDMASIFEEGEKIGMWDKDHKVTYEAQKALAEASKIFRIENKEKGFFYVDDRDYMYIPETFRGKS